In Sphingomonas sp. R1, a single genomic region encodes these proteins:
- a CDS encoding rhodanese-like domain-containing protein, with the protein MTVTISAPEAHRLLASGAALLIDVREPDEFRASHIPHAASMPLGALPTLLADADLPADRLLIFQCQKGARGGRACALAEALVGDRVRNLDGGIDAWSAAGLPLVGLGAPRMSIFRQVQMIVGVLVFAGTLAGLMGFAPGFYAAGFFGFMLAFAGASGWCGLGLALQRMPWNRMA; encoded by the coding sequence ATGACCGTGACCATTTCGGCGCCCGAGGCGCATCGGCTGCTCGCCAGCGGCGCGGCCTTGCTGATCGACGTGCGCGAACCCGACGAGTTTCGGGCAAGCCACATCCCTCACGCCGCCTCGATGCCCCTGGGCGCGCTCCCGACGCTCCTCGCCGATGCCGATCTGCCGGCCGACCGGCTGCTCATCTTCCAGTGCCAGAAGGGCGCCCGCGGTGGCCGGGCCTGCGCGCTGGCCGAAGCCCTGGTCGGCGACCGGGTCCGCAATCTGGATGGCGGAATCGACGCGTGGAGCGCTGCCGGGCTGCCCCTGGTGGGCCTCGGTGCGCCGCGCATGTCGATTTTTCGCCAGGTACAGATGATCGTCGGGGTGCTGGTATTCGCCGGCACGCTCGCCGGGCTGATGGGGTTCGCGCCGGGCTTCTACGCGGCCGGGTTCTTCGGGTTCATGCTGGCATTTGCCGGGGCCAGCGGCTGGTGCGGGCTCGGGTTGGCGCTGCAGCGCATGCCGTGGAACCGCATGGCCTGA
- a CDS encoding EVE domain-containing protein, whose amino-acid sequence MAYWILRSEPDVYGWDDLVRDGSTEWNGVRNYTARNFLKTMVPGDQAIFYHSNIQKAAVGIMEITRAWQPDGDDGKWASVEVKALRPLSKPVPLPGIKAEPRLKDLEMVRQSRLSVTPVRPEEWAVLLEMSETAPDR is encoded by the coding sequence ATGGCCTACTGGATCCTTCGCTCCGAACCCGATGTCTATGGCTGGGATGACCTGGTGCGCGACGGCAGCACCGAATGGAACGGCGTGCGCAACTATACCGCACGCAACTTCCTGAAGACGATGGTCCCGGGCGATCAGGCGATCTTCTACCATTCCAATATCCAGAAGGCCGCAGTGGGCATCATGGAAATCACCCGCGCCTGGCAGCCGGACGGCGACGACGGCAAATGGGCGAGCGTGGAGGTCAAGGCACTGCGGCCGCTCTCCAAGCCGGTGCCGCTGCCCGGGATCAAGGCCGAGCCGCGGCTCAAGGACCTCGAGATGGTGCGCCAGTCGCGTCTGTCGGTGACGCCGGTGCGCCCGGAGGAGTGGGCCGTGCTGCTGGAGATGAGCGAAACGGCACCGGATCGTTGA
- a CDS encoding ArsR/SmtB family transcription factor produces MSTSLLVNPLMDAMAPKAAGAAALLSGLANPNRLLILCALVEGEQSVGALIAATGIAPTSMSQHLNKLKDEGIVAARRAHRTLFYSITHPAARDLMAVLHAHFCGKDDA; encoded by the coding sequence ATGAGCACAAGTCTCCTCGTGAATCCCCTGATGGATGCAATGGCGCCGAAGGCCGCCGGTGCCGCCGCGCTGCTCTCCGGCCTCGCCAATCCCAATCGGCTGCTGATCCTGTGTGCGCTGGTCGAGGGCGAGCAGAGCGTCGGCGCGCTGATCGCAGCGACGGGCATCGCGCCGACCTCGATGTCGCAGCACCTGAACAAGCTGAAGGACGAAGGCATCGTGGCCGCGCGGCGCGCGCATCGCACGCTCTTCTATTCGATCACCCACCCCGCCGCCCGCGACCTGATGGCGGTGCTCCACGCGCATTTCTGCGGAAAGGACGACGCATGA
- a CDS encoding carboxymuconolactone decarboxylase family protein — protein MAKDYRALTQDISAYSAQLRKLAPETMAGFHAMAKAAGAEGVLDARTKELIALAIGVTQRCDGCIGFHAKALVGMGASRAEVAEVMAMCVYMGGGPALMYAADALRAYDQFAEAAA, from the coding sequence ATGGCCAAGGATTATCGCGCGCTCACCCAGGACATTTCCGCCTATTCCGCCCAGCTGCGAAAGCTCGCGCCGGAGACGATGGCGGGCTTCCATGCCATGGCCAAGGCGGCCGGTGCCGAGGGCGTTCTCGACGCCAGGACGAAAGAGCTCATCGCGCTCGCGATCGGCGTGACCCAGCGCTGCGACGGTTGCATCGGCTTCCATGCCAAGGCGCTGGTCGGCATGGGCGCGAGCCGCGCGGAAGTCGCCGAGGTGATGGCGATGTGCGTGTACATGGGCGGCGGCCCCGCGCTGATGTACGCGGCCGACGCCCTGCGCGCCTATGACCAGTTTGCCGAAGCGGCAGCCTGA
- a CDS encoding sulfite exporter TauE/SafE family protein: MNHLAKKLVLGIATGASLLAAVAPAQAQDWRWRRHYRDRGDAAGVALVAGIAGLAIGAAISNDRRYDYDRRFYRERGYYPTDGYWYRDNYPRYRYYETCDVRRVWDPYLERPVLIRYCN, translated from the coding sequence ATGAACCATCTGGCCAAGAAGCTGGTGCTGGGCATCGCCACGGGTGCGAGCCTGCTCGCCGCCGTCGCGCCCGCCCAGGCGCAGGACTGGCGCTGGCGCCGCCATTATCGCGATCGCGGCGACGCCGCCGGTGTCGCCCTGGTCGCGGGCATTGCGGGCCTGGCGATCGGCGCCGCGATCTCGAACGACCGGCGCTACGACTATGACCGGCGCTTCTATCGCGAGCGCGGCTATTATCCGACCGACGGCTATTGGTACCGCGACAATTATCCGCGCTATCGCTATTACGAAACCTGCGACGTCCGGCGGGTATGGGATCCCTATCTCGAGCGCCCGGTGCTGATCCGCTACTGCAATTGA